The segment GCTACGGGCTGACCTGACCTACAGTCCTAATAAAGCTACAGTCCACTCCCTCTGTTGCAAAGTTTACTTGTAACAGTAGTTAGTTGAGTGATAATGCATGTAATGCTGTGGTCCGTTGTTAACACTGGTggtggtgcatggtggcatggcagGTGCTGGAGCTGCTGGAAGGCGGCGAGATCCGGCAAGACCGGTGGGCGATGCCCGAGGCGGCGGCCAGCGACGAGGAGCAGCCATGGTGGTTCGACGACctcgacgacgatgacgacgagaaCGAGGACGAGGAGTTCAGCACACCatccccctcttcctcctcgtcAACCACGAGCAATTAGCCTACGTCAGGACCTCAAAACAAAATCCATtcttcaaaaacaaaaaaaggaaaagaaaaatctAGATacctaaaaaaaggaaaagaaaaatctAGATACCTGTGATGTGGTGGTTTTTTTTGCTAGTTTGTCCTAAGGGGAGGGCGGGGCCCACTTTGTAAATACAAAAGGTTATCACTTTgaaaatgtttagtgtgtgacgATGAAATGTAAGTATATATACGTACCATATACGTCCATACCAGTCCCTCTCTATCGATCGTGACAAGATACACGCTGTGCATATATACATTAATACATTACATACACGTAACGTCAGAGTGTGTGTACTTGCCCCCTGCGCATAACACGGGCGATTTTGCGaggataatgatgatgatgatgtggtgCGGGGGACTGGGATTTCGTCGGCCGGCGACACGACAGGTTTGGACTAGCGCATGAAAGGCGCGTGTTGTGGTGGTGTGCCGCACCCGCACCTGCTGGCGACGTTGGCTGCTTGCATTGCATCAGTTGCATTGGGTTGGGTTACAGTTGGGACGAAGGCGACCAAGCGTGACACTAATTTATTGAGCAGTTGGCACTTGGGAGGCTGCCCCGAGCGCGAGCTGGTGGTTCGCTGCCAAGTGGTCTCGACCTCTCTATCTCTAGCTCTGGCTGTGGCCAGGGGCAGTTTGCGACAGGTCGAGCTGTGCCCGGTAAAGCAGGGCGACGTGTGCGCGCAGCGTGGCCACCTAGCTTTTGACTGGTCTAAAAAATCATAgttaaaaataatatttattaatttattataatttactaatttattataaaaaaatattgctaATTGATAAAAAAAATACGATTTATAAGATAAACTAATGAAGGtgtatactactactactactagcagCTGTTGGTGTTTATCTTTCCAAGACTTGGACCCTAGAGGCCATGGAAGTGGTTGGGCATGTCTGGAGCTCGGCGAGCAAGCTCCCTTTGGATAAGGGCAGGCAAACAAGGTAGGCGTTGTGTTTAGAAAACGTTAAACAAGTTAAAAACAATCAACGTGGGGTACTAGCTTCAACGAAGCACATTGGTTTGGATGCTGCCTATAATAGCCGGGCAACGAGTGTAGCATAGCATTGGTTTTAGAATATCTTTTTGTGCCGTGCGTGTTCTTCAAGTAGAGATTGTAGTGAGTACAGTAACATGAATAGTGGCGCTGGCACTCGATCTGGAcgcccttttttttttgtggggaTGCCTGATTGCTTCGACGCTCTGCAAAATGATTTTGGTCTGCAACAGCACACTAGTGCTCTGGCTGAGTACAGTGGTTTCTAGAATCTGGAGGTCAGTTGGGAGGATGTGATGAGACAAGGAAAGAATCGTGTACTACCACAAACCTGCTGGACGGTGAGTCGGTGATCAGGTAGTAGAGAGAGAGCAAGAATTCGATCGTGTCCCTTTTATTACGTGTCGCAAGCGTCCAGCAGGGAATAATATCTCCACTGTTTTTAGTAGGCGGTTTAGGTACCCAAACCCAAACGAGAGGTAATACATGGCCAATGCAGGTCCAGGCGTGCCGAGTCTCTTACCTAATCTGACCTATAGCGAAAGACACGAGATGCCTGTTTGTTCTTTACAAACGACAAGTTATAGAGAGGTTCAGTGCTGGAACAGGGTCAAACCTACCTTGTCCTCCGTATGCTGTATACGCAACTGCACAGTACTTGTATGGCTGGCAAAGTTCAAACCAAACTGGGATTGTTCCCGACGCCTAAACAACGTGGGAGATTGGGAATGACGTGGCATAGGGAAATCACAAAGCAAACATTTCAGAAAATGATATATGGGATCCAAGAAAATAAGTCCatgtttttaaaaaagaaacCAAGGCATGACTTCATCTAAGAGTCAGCAAACTAGGCATCTCTATCACATTAACAAATTAAAGGCGAGCAATTCCCAGGGTCATCACTTGCACAGCTGCACCAACTAAATGCTAAGATAAGGGGCGGGCTGCCTGATGGTTAACTGCTGTTGACAGTCCACCCGACCAGCAGCTAATGTTCTACAGCAAAAGAATGAAAGGTGTTGTTCAACAAGGCTAATAACATGCTTTTCCCAGCTTAAACTGTTTCGTTTACAGCCTTATGCAACACAAAGATATTGTTTTGGTTGGCCTGATCTCCACGTCGATGTCAATGTCTCACGACGCAATAAACCAAccaaaaaagaagaagcaaaTACAGTACAAAGCCATGTTAATATCAGCAAGCCTTTATTTATGACAATCTTAGATTTGGAAATGCTGGATTCCAGAAGTCTATTGTAATGAACACTGATCAATAATGCTGGTACATGGATGAATGTATGTTTGAGTTGAAATTCAATTTTCTTATAACAGACTTTCATTGCATTAACAGGCATTAGAATGGTCTACCAACATAAAACTTCCAGAAACGTATACAATAGATTGATAGTCATGAAATTTCATTAATGTATGAACAGTAATTATGGGGCAATCAAACTGCCATGTTCAAGAAAATCAAATGTGCAGGGAGGCTGCAAAAGGAGACCCTGCTGTATTTGTCTATTTATCTACGATAATGTCTTATTCCACATATATAATAGTTTAAGCTAAGGaaacatatttataatcatACAGCTACATGACGTTGGATGATCAGAAGACAAAAAACAAAACAATGACCGGGAGCACAGGACAGTATGGGCCTGATCCAGGAATATAATATCATGTACAACTCTGAAAAACTTGAAAATGATTCAGTACTGATGTGAATGAGATACACGAACAAACATCAGACATGGTATTAAATATCCCAAACATCAAAACTACACCAGAATGTCAGGTACAGTATGCCTGATGCAGGACATGTTTTAAGACGTCACCTACAACAAGAATCGACTTATTTCTACACATGCTTCATATTCAATTCATGAAGAACTATTATATGCAATCTTAAGAGTAATATAACGTGGTAGGATCTAGTATAACCTGTGGAGAGTTCCAACGCTAATGAATGTAGTAGCAAACTGGTGTCAGTTAGATAAGGCAATTAATAATCTTTGACGTACTACCTTTAAGAGTACATGTGTACAATTCTGATCAGTAGATGGattccaaaaaagaaaaaaaaaacttagggAGCATACTCAGGATTCTGGAAGCTATTGTACACAATTATTGTTCCGAGCAGATAGATTTGTTTTGACAAGGTGGCCTAAAGAAGATAACCTAAACTAGAAGAGAATATGTTTAACATATGATTAGTAAGACCAATGAAGTGGTTGGCCTGACAAGTTGAAGAGTGATATTTTTCAGACCAAACCCCTATTATTTCATTCATCCCCAACTGTTTATTATTTGATTCCCATGGCAGAACTGCAAACACGAGACAGAGATACTATATTTGAAACACATATTCAACTACAAACACCAGGCAAAAATTCActgacaaaagaaaaaaaaactgaaaatCCATGATGAGCAATTGAGCACCATGTTATTGTTATCTATGAAGAGTAAACATAGTAAAGGGCTCATAAGCACAAAAAGAGACCCAGAAAAGATCAAGCATGGCAACAGCAAGGAAGCATGTAAAGAAATGAATGAGAAGATTGTACTGTATATTCCAGATTTCCAGTAGAATAAAAAACAAGTAAACAGTACTAAGCATATCCATCCAGCAACTGCAGCATGCCAATGGTCTGACATTTTAAGTTTCTAACCGGTTTGCATGCCTGACAGTCTGAGTAACTTGCTTGGCAACTAAAAACGGGTGCTCAGTGCTCTGTACAAAGAAAAATGCATGTACTAGATGTGCATACTTAAAGCATATACACGAATGCTATTCAGTACCTAAAAACTGCCAGTAATCTCAAATGCCACTATACTAGTCTTGAAGATGATAACATTGATCAACCATTTAAAAGAGACTTGAAATGATAGTCATCAATAGTGGAATAGAGGCAGGCCAAATCAACCAGACGCTGGGCGGTGACCCTGCATGTTtaaagatatataagatttagcATAGTTCATATGCTTGTGATGAAATACATGAGGGGAGAGTTATATACATAATTTGTGCTCTTGACATTCCAAGTCTCCTTGCCACTTCATCAACATGTACTCCATTTTCAAGTGCACTGCATAAAAGTGAAAGCAATGGTCAATTCAGAACTCCACAAGAAtacatgcatggaaatcaatgtgAGTATTGAAATACTAGGCATCTTAGTTGAGAAGATGGCCAATGCAAAATTGGAGAAACAGGGAATTTTGATTTAACTGAAAATTAGGAGACAATCAAACAAATCAAAGCATCTTGATTCCTTGAAAAGTCAGAAGATCGCCAGCAAGTAACATACCATAGCTTTAACGCTTATGACTTGACAAAGCTCATACAGCCACCTAATTTATATAGAAGACTTCAAACAAAAGGATCAAGCAGGACTCAGATTACTAGATTCTTTGTGAAACTCCATAACATTGTTACAGCTTACTTCACGACACATTGCATGCATGAAAACATACAGGATGGGACAAAAACACAGGATGTAGgtagcataccactttttttatGTGCATTATGATTAAAATATTTCCATGTTATTTCTGGgtcatttttttctttgtgcAACCAGACCATGAAGTTACAGCATAGATCGTCATCACTTTATAATATCCAAATGAAGCAGCAAAAATCATACTCATTTAAATGTTAATAGATGTAACTGAATAAATACCCCTACTCTCTCTCTCGCAAATCAATGTTGATCTACGTTCTTTTACCTATTATCTGAACATAAACGTAGCTTGTGCATATTTAAAATGAAAGTATATTTGCTACTTTCCTTTTGGAGCACACTCAAAGACTCATACATGCAGGGCACCAAAAAAAGAAATCAAGGATGTATGTAAGGCTGGAACTGACTTGCAATCACTGATTGGGATTATGGCTTCTCAAGCTTGTGACAACAAATAAGCAAATCATTACAGCCAAAGTTTAGCACTACTTAAGATCTTCTACCGTTTATCATAGTTCAAAGCAAAGCACATCTTACAGTATATCTGGTTGTTGCATAACCTCCAAAACCATATTCTGTAGATCATGCTGTTGTCCACCAGTACCTGGGTAAGCTGAAAACTGAACAAAAATTATCGCAACCAATAAGTTACAAGAGGCAAACATACTtacccaagagaaagggcagtGAAGGATATAAGTTCAAGGTAAAATATAAGGCAGCGATGAAAAGTGCTAGGACAGAAAATGAACTATCTCAATTTAAAATATCAAATGCCATGACTAACTCATAGATTCACCTAATTTTCTTGAGCAAGAAACTCTCAGAAGTGAGAAAAATAAGAGGTTTCTTACTTGGTTTGGTTGAGGAGTAAAGTGAACTTGTTGTTCTCTAACTCCACCAGAAAAGGGTACATGAGTAGATGTGTTTGTTTGAACTGATGAAGGGAATCGCCCTTGGTTTACATCAGGACCAAAACCAACTTGGTGCTCTCTTACTCCACCAGAGAAGGGCATAtaagcaggtgcatttgtttgAACTGTGTGAGCGACTTGAGCTTGCATCTCGTGAGTAGACGCATTTGCTTGAACAGTGCGAGGGAATTGACCTTGCGTCTTCAAAATGGAAATGAAATAACAGTTTGTGCTTTCATAAATCATCAAAATGGAACTGACACAAAAATTTGCCATTTGCTCTAATCACCTTTGGCCAGACATTTACCAAATGCACATACATAGACTCAATGAAGTGCAGCACCACTTCATTGAAATTGGTAACAGGCCTGTAAACAAAATTACAATGATCTAAGTACTAGTTGTAAGAAGCTGGTAAaagtttatttttaaaaaaatcctgGTAGAAGTATTGGTACTTACAGAATAGAAATAGGCAAGAAACGATCAAGTACTCATAAACATGCACTACCATAATAAGCTAGGTTTCTACAGTATAGTTACGTGTCTCGTTCCTCACTCTGGAAGTAATAAAATACATAGAGAATATTAACTAATCCAATTTGTAGCTTGGATGATACTGTATTGCAGCTACCACTAGGCTTCAGAAGATCAACCCAAAGGAAGAAGTTGGGCAAGGACTATAATTACAATACGGTTCTTTAGTGCAGAATAAGAATCCATTATCAACAGTGCTTATAATTCACTACAAAATGTAACCAACAAAGCTTTAAGTTAATCGTAGCCAAATGCAATGAAAGAAGATTGTAAATACACTAGACAAACTGAGAAAATATAGGAACAAGTATAACATGGAAGACATTAAACCAGCCTTATTGTCCAATGAAAATCCATGCGGCCTTCTATTCTAAGTTTTAATGTCACTTTCATCTAACAATAACAAATTAACAACAATAAAACTATACGTAAGATAACTGGTTACCCAGAAATAATTAGTATGAGCAAGACCATGGTTCCAAAGCTAAACACACGGCAGGGGACCACAATAAGAGAACATGGAAGAAGAACTTGTTGTTCTCCGTCCATCCATTGAAGAAGAACATGACAGAGGATGATATataggtcccacatgtcattctCATCTACAATGGATTTGGGTAGTCTGCTTTAGGTAGTGTTGTTGGAGAAAACAACAAAATTTGGGTAATACAAAAATTGGTAGCTACCTAAACAAAGAAGTAGGGGTGTGTTTTAGGTGGTATTGCTGAAGATGTTCTAAGGGATGCAACACCTAcacattttttttgaaagaggTGGGAGGAGATCTGCCTTTCAATTAAGATAGGGGAGACACTTCCCTGACTAGGGCACACACAACCACCACTCCCCAAAAAACACACGTGAGATATCAATGGGCTACCTGGCTGACGACTACACAAAATTTATGCCCACTTGCCCTTACGTCTTCCTAAAAAAAATGATGCATTTCAAATTCCAATTTGCTTCTGATAAGAATATCCTGATAACAAGGCTAGCATTCCATTCTTGATAAACCTTATCTCACTGAAATcattatttaaaaattattgtAGAAGCAGCAGTCAAGCTTTATGCACAAATAAAAAATTGGATTAGTAAATATTGAGTAAACATGATGAACACATTCTATTAATGTTTAAGATTCATTTTACAGTAACAAATTATATTGATAAAATTTCTCTAAAAAGACAAGCATTCCACCTGAACTAAAAATCCAACCAAAATAGTATGTATACAGAAATAGAGGTAGAAAAGACCATCAATACCAAAGAGAACTTAGATCATTTACCTAATAGAGCGAGCAAAACCATGCTGCTTAGCTCGAAACCCTACGAGAGTAACTTGAACCTTGAGGTATAAACCATTCCTTCATATACACCAGCAAACAAGTACGTAAATAGCAATAATATCATATCAGCTTCCAGATAGCTAAAAGAAAAATTCCAAACTCTCAAATCACTAATAAAGACTAAATTAAATGGATATCAGAGTTGTCAACATCAGATATACATACTGGACGAAAGACACTTCCTTAGCATCAATATCGTCAGTGATCCTGCATTTCATGAAAAACTGTGTACAGCCACAGTTGCATCTAGCGAAAACATGAATGAAACACTAATCGCGAGTTCGCGACTCACCACCGCACAAGCGGGATCCTCCCGGTGCCATCGTCCAGCGTGAATGACACGCCAGCCTCCATGTTCACCACGCTCACCACCCTCCCCAGAATCCAAACCTACACGCGCGCGAGTAGGGAAAATTTTCCAGAGCAACACAGGCGTAAGCGAACCCGCGCGGATACGACTCTAGGGGAGAATTCCGAGGCTCAGGGGTGCTTACgttggtggcgtcgacgccgtCGATGTAGATGACAGGGTCCCCGCCACCAGTGGCATCGGCGGCGGCGAAGGAGCGGGCGATGTGACGCACGGTGGTGGGGGCGCATCCGGAGAAGCGGGGGTCACGCGACTGCTGCGATCGGAGCGGCGAATGGGGTTAGGGACTTAGGGTTCGGCGGGAGAGGGGACACAAATCGGTCACCAGGAATCGAGAGGATTACGGACGGACCTTGGCCGGAGAAGAGGTGACGACGGCGGAATTGTcgggcgccgcggcggcgcgctGCGACGGCAGGATGGCCGAGCCGGCGAAGTAGGAAGAGGCCGGGCCCGCGGCGGCCATCGTGCTCGCGTCGGCGCGGGTACGGTACTGCGGTTTCGGTGgggacgacgatgacgacgaggagagGGGATTTGATCGAGTGGGGAGGGGGAGGTGGGGGCCGCAGTCGTTTGAGCGGGAAAAAAAAAATGGGTTCGGTGCCGCTTCCGCGAGCGGGCGAATGGTCAGCTAGGTAATTTCGGCCAGGCCTGCTAGCTGAACCTCCCGCCTGCGTGCCGTGACCGTGGGCCCTTAGCCCGGTTTGGGGCGGCTGAAATTCTCGTCCGCGAAAGGCCCAAATAAAGGCCCAACAACGAAAGGCGGTGGAGGGCTGAGGCCTGACTGACCCAAGCGCCAACGTCAGCACCAAACGCGGCCGCCTCGCCTCGCCCTCTCCTACTTCTCCTCCTCCCCCTTCTTCCCCGCTCCGCCGCCACTTCCCCCCCCCCAACTCTTCATCACCGAGGCGCCGCCGCGTACCAGGCGAAGCGGCAccggaaggagaaggagagaaGCGAGAGTCTTCCTCGCCCGTGCCCACCGTAGCAAGCCGAATCCGAAGAGAgcggagaggagagagagagagagctgagcgaggATGCCGACGGTTACCTGCAACGCGTGCAACACGGggttcgacgacgaggagcagcAGCGGCTCCACTACCGCTCCGAATGGCACCGCTACAACCTCAAGCGCAAGGTAACGTCGCCCCCCGGTGGCAGCCGACCTTCTGTCGCTAGAACCCTAGGTATTAGGTTCATTGGTTCGTGCGGCTTGCCTTGGAGACTAGAATGAGAGTTGAGAGGAACTGAGAATTAAGCATAGGAGTCTTGACACTCGGGTATCGAAATTTTGAGTTTGTTAACAGCTAAGGCCTTGGAATGTTTCCAACACTCCAACCTCTGCACCAGAGTTTTGTTGATTTTTATAGTTTTGTGATAGTTTTATGTGAATACTTAGATATAGAAATACTGCTGCagatttttattttctaaaatTGGGTCCATCTAGATACTTAAGAGTTCCATTTCAGTCATGAAAATTGATTAGAATTAAGAAATTCaggatttttttttgtattttatggACTAAAAGatgaacatatattggtacattTCTAGCCTGGCTATGATACGTGTAGGGATTATTCAACTTTTTTTGTCGGTTTGATCAAGTTGTTGCTTACTTGTGTGTTGAACTTCAGTTATGCTTTGGCTTGATATGTTAAATTCTTCAGGTGGCTGGAGTTCCTGGTGTCACAGAGGCTTTGTTTCTGGCTAGGCAAGCTGCTTTGGCGGAGGGGAGCAAGCCTGCAAGCACCCCAATGCTTTACAGCTGTGCCCTTTGTGGAAAGGAGTACAGGAGCTCCAAAGCTCATGAGCAGCATCTTAACTCACGATCACATCTTTTGAAAGCCTCTCAGGAGCCCAATGCCTCTATTGCTGGTATCACAATAGTCAAGCCACTTCCTGAACGAGTCCCACGCAAAGCTCCATCTGCAGTTGAGGAAGAtgaagacgacgacgaggaggaagaGTGGGTTGAAGTTGACCCAAATGAGATGGAGGTGGCTGATGAGTCTACTTCAAACATGCAAGAAGATGAGGAGTCCTCCAAATCTGATGATGAGATGGCTGATCTTGAAGAGTTGGATATCTCGTCATGTTTCATGTGTGATCTGAAGCATGATACCATAGAAGACTGCATGGTCCATATGCATAAGAAGCATGGGTTTTTCATACCTGACAGTGAATACTTGAAGGATCCCAGTGGTCTTCTTACTTATGTCGGATTGAAGGTTTGCATTTTAATCAGTGTAACATCAAATGTTGTGTGCGTGCAAACATGCAGTTTAATCTTCACATTGAATTGGTTATCCTACCTGCAGGTGAAGCGTGATTTTATCTGCCTCTACTGCAATGACAGATGCCAGCCCTTCTTCAGTCTAGAGGCTGTCAGGAAACATATGGAGGCAAAGGGGCATTGCAAGTTGCGGTATGGAGATGGTggagatgatgaagatgctgacCTCGAGGATTTCTATGATTACAGCAGCAGGTTTGTTAAGCTCAACTCTATGTTACTAAGCTTGTTATTATTTAAATGGCCGATGTTTATTCCTGTCTTTTCTAAGCACCATGGAAAGGTTTCTGAAAGAAATGGGTTTTAATTAGGGAGTCGAGTAATTGGCCATTCCTTAGCACTTTACTTAGGGAATGATCATACTGAGACCATATTCATTTGAAGGTCGGATTGCACTGTGGATTGTAGTCATAATAAACTATACTTCGGCATATTAGTGTTGATCGGTTTCTGGATGTGTTTTCGAATTTCAGACTTCTGTATTTTGTTATGCTTAACTGTCTGATTATGTTCTGCTCTTACTGTTTGTGTTATGCTGTTGAGTTGTGATCCCCTATTCCATAAATTTGCTTAAAGCGGTGCTTCATTCGTTCATTAGCAAAGAATAATATTAAGAATGCAGACTGTTATTCAGTCATTTATGGTGGGACAATATTAGGGTTATATTTCATAATAAATAGAAAGGTAAGGTAAAGTGCTTGGAGATTTGTACATAGGTGGTTGAGACAGTGAATTTGTTGTGATACCATGGCCAGTTTTGTAGATAATCTTAGTTTTTACGAGTCAATGAAGTTTGGATGCATCTTACAATATTACTTTTCCTGCAGTTATGTTGATGCAGAAGGCAAGCAATTGGTTGCTGTTGATGAGTCTAACAACAACATTGAGCTGGGAACCGGTGGGTCTGAGCTAGTAATAACAAACAAGAGTGAGAAAGGCACACGGGTCAGAACCCTTGGTTCTAGGGAATTTATCCGCTACTATCGCCAGAAACCACGGCCTTCTGTCGCAACAGACCGTGCACTTGCACTTTCACTGGCTTCCAGGTCTGAATCTTTGTGCTATCTCTTTGTCCATTGCATTGTCTTCATGTTATTTCACTAGCTTTTGGTTGGACACCAATATTTAAGATCTCTGTCTTTACTGCAGCTACAAGAACATGGGTTTGGTGACAGTTCAGTCTAAGGAGCAGATGGTAAGGCTGAAAGTTCTCCGTGCAATGAACAAGACCGGGGTCGAGACGATGCGGAACAAGATTGGGATGAAGAGCAATGTGATCCGGAACCTCCCTAAGAACTGCCCGTATTAGACACTGCCTTTTCCTGCACCCAGTCTGGAGCTTCTCCGGACATTTATGGTGTCTTATGGGTTCTTGTCGATCATTGACAATGTTGGTGCTTAAGATATTTGGAATATGGTTATACCTTCCATACGAAATTTTTGTTGAACTCTGTGAGGTGCGGAAGCAGCTGTGACCTGCGTGTTGGACTGCTAATGGCCTACTGTTTCCTTCTGTGTTATGTGGTAATCGTGTTGCAAGATATGGGTGCTAAAATCGCTGCTACACTGTGGTTAGCCTGTTGCATCAGCTGTCAGcagcttaggccctgtttagttccccacccaaaattttttcgtccatcccatcgaatctttggacacatgcatggaacattaaatgtgtataaaaaataaactaattacagtttgattgaaaaacgtgagacgaatcttttaagtctagttactctatgattagtctaagtactacagtaactcacatgtgctaatgatagattaattatgcttaatagatttgtcttgtagttttctgatgagctatgtaattttgttttttattagtttctaaaaacacctctcgacatccttccgacacatccgatgtgacacgatAGAAATGATTGCAACGTCACGTACTATAGTCCTAGCTGTGGCCGTGTGTACAGTGTACCCATTGTTGCAAGGTCTGGTCTTTGTTATTTAGTCTCAGCATACATGATCTTTGCTTCGAATATAGCTCGTTCAATATGGTTGCAGTAAGCTTTTCAAATGAGACCATGAGTGACCCTGTGCTTACTTATGGGCTATAGCTGAAAAAATGGTCAGACATTTCGATGGTTTGTATAATTGTATTGCTAGGATGCCAGATAAGctaaaccaaaaagaaaaaaaaaatacatgtaTGTGAGCAAGTGAAAACGTGGGGCGATATTTGCGCTCTGGAGCATGTTGATGCTAACTAGTCACCACAACGGAGATGTAGGAAAAACATTCAATGGGATGGTTAGACAATTGCATGTGTTTGATGATTTTGTATGCAAACGTGTGGTGAATCTACTCGACTAGTTAAAGTTAAACAAGTTTGGCCTATGTCAAAATTAAAGTGGTCTATCATATAAAACGGGAGAGTATCATGAAATTACAACATGCCAAAAATGCAAATCCAATTCCATGGCACAAAATTTCGACAAACCAACCCATAAAAAGTCAACCTTTGATTTTAGGTCTCTCCAATTACCGTGCACAATCCATGTGGTTTTCTCTAgaagtgtttttttttaaaaaaaaagaaatgtcTAAAAGATGCTCCTAATAGCTGAAGTTGTTTGCACTAGAGTACGCCGTATTTTTTCTGTCAATCAGTAGTGTTTCTTTTACAATAAAATTATTGAACAATACTTTTTATGACTTTTCAGATCAGCGCACAAGTTGAAGGTGGCATTGGCATTATGTCATCAACTAGCTCCATAATGCCGTTGCACAATGGAGATGTATTAATAAAAATTAGAAAATTGGATTATGTCAAAGTTAAAAAGTGATTATGTGTAATTTGAAAAATGCAAATGCAATGCAACAACACGAAATTAATTCAATGCAAATTCAAACGTCTGATTGTGGTCTCTCTCCAGTCACCAATGGCAATGCACAGTCGTTTAAAGCCCACGACTCTCACGTGATCCACTTGGGTTCCTTGGGAGCCAAGGCAAACTGACGGGGT is part of the Sorghum bicolor cultivar BTx623 chromosome 10, Sorghum_bicolor_NCBIv3, whole genome shotgun sequence genome and harbors:
- the LOC110430882 gene encoding replication protein A 32 kDa subunit C-like isoform X2, with translation MAAAGPASSYFAGSAILPSQRAAAAPDNSAVVTSSPAKSRDPRFSGCAPTTVRHIARSFAAADATGGGDPVIYIDGVDATNVWILGRVVSVVNMEAGVSFTLDDGTGRIPLVRWITDDIDAKEVSFVQNGLYLKVQVTLVGFRAKQHGFARSIRPVTNFNEVVLHFIESMYVHLVNVWPKTQGQFPRTVQANASTHEMQAQVAHTVQTNAPAYMPFSGGVREHQVGFGPDVNQGRFPSSVQTNTSTHVPFSGGVREQQVHFTPQPNQFSAYPGTGGQQHDLQNMVLEVMQQPDILALENGVHVDEVARRLGMSRAQIMVTAQRLVDLACLYSTIDDYHFKSLLNG
- the LOC110430882 gene encoding replication protein A 32 kDa subunit C-like isoform X1 — translated: MAAAGPASSYFAGSAILPSQRAAAAPDNSAVVTSSPAKSRDPRFSGCAPTTVRHIARSFAAADATGGGDPVIYIDGVDATNVWILGRVVSVVNMEAGVSFTLDDGTGRIPLVRWITDDIDAKEVSFVQYVYLMNGLYLKVQVTLVGFRAKQHGFARSIRPVTNFNEVVLHFIESMYVHLVNVWPKTQGQFPRTVQANASTHEMQAQVAHTVQTNAPAYMPFSGGVREHQVGFGPDVNQGRFPSSVQTNTSTHVPFSGGVREQQVHFTPQPNQFSAYPGTGGQQHDLQNMVLEVMQQPDILALENGVHVDEVARRLGMSRAQIMVTAQRLVDLACLYSTIDDYHFKSLLNG
- the LOC8063801 gene encoding cytoplasmic 60S subunit biogenesis factor REI1 homolog 1, with amino-acid sequence MPTVTCNACNTGFDDEEQQRLHYRSEWHRYNLKRKVAGVPGVTEALFLARQAALAEGSKPASTPMLYSCALCGKEYRSSKAHEQHLNSRSHLLKASQEPNASIAGITIVKPLPERVPRKAPSAVEEDEDDDEEEEWVEVDPNEMEVADESTSNMQEDEESSKSDDEMADLEELDISSCFMCDLKHDTIEDCMVHMHKKHGFFIPDSEYLKDPSGLLTYVGLKVKRDFICLYCNDRCQPFFSLEAVRKHMEAKGHCKLRYGDGGDDEDADLEDFYDYSSSYVDAEGKQLVAVDESNNNIELGTGGSELVITNKSEKGTRVRTLGSREFIRYYRQKPRPSVATDRALALSLASSYKNMGLVTVQSKEQMVRLKVLRAMNKTGVETMRNKIGMKSNVIRNLPKNCPY